The nucleotide window catatatatatatatatatatatatatatatatatatatataaaatagatcgataaaaaaaaaatagaacaataaacgatataataactgcttattaatatcttgtaaaaaacaagaataacAAACTtagtcttattaatattaataagatatttattatataatgcatgtatatttattgtactcAAAGTTTATTGttcttgtttttttacaagatattaataaGCCAGTCATTATCGTTtattgttctatttttttttatcgatcttTAACCTAATAACAATAATGCTATTATACGTGCATTGTTTCATTCTTTCGAATTTCTTtcgaagtttttttttataattgttcctctcatcttttttatatatatatatatatatatatatatatatatatatatatatattaatataatttaatatgtcctctgcatatatttaaaaaattcttaattagtCTTCTTATATCTATTGTTCTCAtcaatactataattaattaacaaattttatcttttaacatatatctattatatatatttattctttgtgTTCTcctatattatgtatgtagtatacatatgtacaggGTGGACCCGAACAGGGTGGGCCAAACTTTGAGAtttcatagaaaatttaattctgaaCAAAAAGTTTTCTATAAACATATTGATCGAAAAATGCTTTCTTAGAAAGCTAGCGCCCAAGCATTTCTGAAATTatacgtttattttataaatttttataaatatcttgaaaagtaTACGTTTTTTAACCAAAAATActcaaacaaaaattgtagggaattaaattatcttttaaattaaaccaAATGATTGTAGTAATACGTTCTATAGGTTTTTATCGATGATAGAGCTTTTTAAAAGTacttttcatttacatatatgctCTTCATTTATGGCCTTggctaatttttaatgtttatcttGTCTgttatttcacaaaaaaagttttaattttctaacatCTTTAGCATATTGTTTAAATCATTTCCCGATCGTctaaaaaacacttttttctacatttgaAACTGATTATCTTAAAACTTACTATGGaacgtatgtattatattgcaATCATTTTGATCTCTtttgaaagataatttaattcccCTGTATATAGAAAGGAAAGAGGAGGAAAAATggcacaaaaaataaataaaagattacattaaaagattttatatattacacacacacacagatacatccgcgtgcgcgcgcacatattatacatattatatatatatatatatatatacctaaaatatatacatatatgtataatatgtgcgcgcgcacgcgggtatatatatatacgatatatatatatcgtaagaaaattgaataatggACATGGCTAATAtggaaagaaattatatatatgtaacgatACGCGTGCGCGTGCATAGCctgcttaaaaatattttacatatacatgtatattagacactttctttctttagttacatacatatatcccCATTACTGATTAGTCAATTTTTGTTCTTGTTTCCTCCTTACAAATTAATAGGAGAAATTGGTTTTCTTACCGCGTGTACATTCCTAAGATATCACACACAGtgtcattttatattcatctcGAGTTAACGCGCGAGCAAAACTTTTGatcaagttttaaaatttataaaccatGTACATGTACGATTTCAAACGAAGCCCGAAGACGTATGGAATTACTAGCGCCATCTAACGTGTCCAacataaatttagataatCCATAATATTGTCGCATCGATAAGAACGTCTAACCTGTCTCTCCTTCTTCGTCGCTATAACTATACTATCTATGTGTATGATTGTCTGTGCTTgtatgcttttatatatatatataccaatgTTACTACGCTGATCAAGTATCTCATTTGTCATCGATTACTGCAATTATTCATCGTATCTGTCCACATGTAAAAATCATCATGTCACTAATAAAGTTCTTTCGCGACTAGAAACACCAACCAACATACAACATATCAACATCGCTACTACCGTCGACCAGATTCCTTACGTGtcctctcgctctctcgctctcgctctcgctctctctctctctctctctctctcttgctctctctctcgctctctctcttgctctcgctctcgctctcgctctcgctctctctctctctttctatatttctCGGCCAACATCCTGTTCGCGGAATTATGTGTTTAGCGCGCACGTAACATACTGTTCTTGCTGATCATTGCTGTTTAATCATTCAAGAAAACGGATTTTGTGACACTTGCTGTATTTATATCAGTTCGTAGTTCGCAACGGACAAGGAATCACGATTTCATCGCGTGAGAGGGCCAAGCCTGCCCTCCTCCTGGCAGAAAGTGAGTGATGTGATTTTCATTCAGCTCGTTGTACACAGTTGTGAAGGGGAGagggaagaaaataaaaaacataaaattattgaaatctagaaaaatatatttaaagatataaaaaatgaataattataatgatagaAATAAAGGGGTTATGTTTCATatcaaaattaagaattagataatatgtaaatgtacGAATAGATAAGCGAGAGAAATGACGTATAAGATtgacgaaagagagaaaagagaaaaatagggaaggagagaaaacaatacatacatataatgtcgTATTAtagcgataaaatatatatacatatataaaataaaaagagaaatataaaaaatatatttagctaaaaaaaaaatacctatGAGAGAGAATTTTGAATGATGGAGAAGGAAATTATTGTGTGTTAAAGgtgaaggaaattaaaaattggatAATATGTGAGCATGGAAATTGGTAGATATATGAAATACCTACGTGTAATAACTCGAATGACGTAGTATTATGTGTAAAGAGAGGTAGTGTAGTGTgtagtgttatttttttttatatgtgtatgcatgCGTGTCGTGTGTGTGTTAgaagtaaaacaaaattaaacaagAGATTAAGAAATGAAACAGATTAACGATTGtagattaatatacatttataaaaattggaaaattatatatatatgcatgcgcGCGATATGACGTAGTGAGGTTATAGAACGAGAAAAGatgagtatataatttttaaatagatttactTTTGAAACAAAGGAAGAGATGGTAAATAATACCTCGAAagagaatatagaaaataggGCAATGACAAAGTTGTCGATAAAAAcgttaaataatgtaataatgcaTCAATGTAAAATGTGCGTCTAATGAGTATATTACAAACAGAATGACGTGGTGAGTATGGTGTGTATGTGTTGCGTGTGCATGTGCATGTGATGAGACGATTTATTTTCGATCTTTGATAAGCTCATTGTAACAGGTGCTAGAATATgttcattaatttcttaaagagagaatgaacggatcataatttaatatcaaatgatggaaataaatgtatattttgtcatttttaaaaaactatagaaagaattgcacgatatataaattcgtccgattatattattaactttcttATCTTCTAACCACACGTTCAACAAAATATACCAAATGACTTGAAATGTTAacattgcataaaaataacattttatgcaTGAATGTGTCAAGTCTAAGAATGTTTACTGTGAGACTGGGTCAATACTTTAACCTTGATAATACctcaaaaattaatgtttctatACTATTGCAATGAATAATtctaatgtaattttgtatatcaaaattattgtaatctaTATTTTGTTCTGCATgcatttatgtgtgtgtgtgtgtgtgtgtgtgcgtatgtgtgtgcgtgcgtgcgtgtgtgtgtgtgtataattttttttctaggtattgttttttatacacattatatcAGTCAAcatattagtattaatttttgcaaattatatgtatgtgcatatACATTTCATAGTTATAAATTTCCAACTGCCCAACTAtgcaagttttaaaaatttttcttccagattgttaaaagttataattaattgtgcaaattattttaaaattattatagataaatatttgacaCTGAACGATTATTCTGTtacttttctataaatataaagatatttataggATATGGGATATATGATTACAGAAAGCTTGAAGAATGAGTAGGACAAGGGAACAAGCAGGCCCGTCCAAATCGTCGGGATCCGcggaggaaaaagaaaaggatgaCAGGATGTTTGAGTGcaatatttgtttagataCTGCAAAGGATGCGGTAGTCAGTATGTGCGGCCACCTCTTTTGGTAACTATTCATccaataacataatataattaaagaataaaaagttatcTATGACAatggtaataattaatataatataatactaatataatataatataagtgaTAACATTGCAGTTGGCCGTGTCTGCATCAGTGGTTGGAAACTAGACCCACTAGGCAGGTTTGTCCAGTATGCAAAGCTGCCATAAGCAAAGACAAAGTCATTCCATTATATGGACGTGGTGCCACAAAACATGAGGATCCgaggtataatttatttcgtcagctaaaataaaaaaatcagttattactttattagttattaatttcagttttatattgcgtgttaattaaattatattaattaaatttaatatacaacaaatatctttttttcgtgctttaaatatttatatatatatacatataataggaaaattaaatttcaatgtttCAGGAACAACGTACCACCACGCCCAGCCGGTCAAAGATCAGAGCCAGAGGCCAATGTCGGCTTCTCCGGTTTCGGTTTTGGCGATGGTTCCTACATGTCCTTCGGCATCGGCACTTTTCCGTTTGCTTTTTTCACATCGACTTTTAACTTTGGAGAAGCACGACCAAGCGCAGGTAATATTTGCcacaagttatataatataaaatcacgaCGAGATGCAACAATACGCAACGGATATGCATGCATAATATATGCACAActgcatacatatgtaataacaagattgcaattttatttttaattttaatttatatataatattcaatttttcttatttattttgttttatatacgtatatctatattacacacacacacacacacacacacatatatatatatatatatatatatatatacataaaattatgtacgtgtataaataaaataaaatcaaagtttgttaattttttgacatttacgttactgaataaaaaattactgaatTTTGtgattaatctaataattcagcaataattaaaataatatttttaagaggcaacttaaaattatttatttacagctCCCAGGGGCACGCCACAATATGAGGAAGAGCAGTTTTtatctaaagtatttttatggTTAGCAGTAATATTCATCTGCTGGCTATTGATGGCGTAACATTGCTCTTAAATTTGAAAACGCTAATCTGTTCGATAACTTATAATACTTTGTCTTATTTATATCGTTTTCCTTGATAATGTTACTTgacatttgattttaataattgatttctgTCTACAAAATaccttttcaaaaaaaaaaaaaaaaaaaaaaaaaaaaaaaaacatttatataatcttaaaaatttatattactcgaaaaaaatcatcaattaaaatttgtttcttcccattttctttttagaagagcaaaaaaatatgacgaGCATTTGTCCAACTTGCAAACTTTTTACACAATTTCGTCAGCATTTGTATATTTCAGAGTACGAAATGGTTTGTCTCCAATTTGAACAATTCTAATATTTCAGTGTTACTCTCTTTACTCTAttcgtgtatatgtatatattaatatattatttctatataagagagaaagagaaagagagatgcatATAAGTCGCTATTCAACATATTTAATGCATAACAACGTGTAACTTGAACGAGAATATAAAGAGGAAATATTAATGCACATCGTTAAAATAAATGGCGCGATTTTGCATGGAACTGCGGGTTTGAacagtgtgtatatataaatataatctagaGTAAGATACGTGTTCGAACgaatgatatataatgtaatataatgcaaCATAAAAATTGGATTCTCACAAGACTATTGATGGTAATTGTTTGTTTGTTATAATGATCCTCGTTTTCGTTTCCCTGTTCTGCACAATTTTCTTAGGTgtcttatttgaaattttaaattattcaattgtaTTTGAATCAACTATCTTCTCCAAAAAAAGCCATTAACAGAGATGTGCTTTTATTTGcacattttctttcatatttttatcgatgataaataaaaagaataatttactaTTGTCATTTATTTGTACGTTTATCTTGTTAAAGTATCagttataagtataaaaattttatatataaaatttatatgcaaagACAAAGGAAAATGgaaagatattaattctttctgTTCATAATTTGCACGTCTTTGAGTCGGCTACAAAGTgcgtgtaaaaatttttttttattctcgacTTTTTCGAATTCTAAAgaccatttttttaaatggaattatcctaattttttatataaaacgatttTTCGCTTAAATATGCTTAAAAACTATAAAGGTACgatcaaaaattgaatagtttacaaaatattttataatttaatttgacataattaatttggtataaactataaaatatcgcgtaaaatattcattttcgaTTATACTTCTTGCTTCAATACTTTAATGcacagaatataattaatgagaagacaattggttaaaaaaatacatcatcttacagaaaaaatatgtaactgcttattgcaaattcatatttttttttaatacaattgttttccttacaataattaattcctctcattattctgtacataaaaaaatttaggcaaaataaaaaaatgaatatttcataGTGTATGGTAAATTAtgtcaaagaataaaatatctcaaactattcaatttttttctatcattacctatataactttttatgcagaatattgcaaatcaatttatataaatattaattccatTGAAAAAGtcaagaataacaaaaatcttttacatatactTGTACGTGTGTGCATATGTATAGTAATGGTAAATAAGGActgtttgttaattataaattgttattgtatattcaaaagcatatattttgtttgcaagcaacaatttagaattttttctttaataattatataacaatattattataaacttaattaaggtttagttaaaataattttatagataattaagACTTAGAAACcttttagattatattatttattctttctaattatatatatatatatatatatatatatatatatatatatatgtatgtatgtatgtatatacacatacgtacatacatacatatacatattgcttataaaaatttagtgcACTATAAAAAGGCTGACTTTACAAATAGCCTAATACATGCatattaagattaattgaAGAATGCTTCCTATaatgctaaaaaattaataattataaaataatttctttaagatatgataaaaattttattaaagttaatggAATTACTAGAAATAAAGGATATAGTGCAAgtaaaaaagtttacaaaatgtaatacaatatatgcCATCATTTCCTAAACATAGGGTCTTTATCACAGATTGTGACTTTAGTGAAGATAAACATTCCCTCCTTCTCCTTTTTCTGTCGCTTCACCACATTATCGTACTAGAGATAACAGcaattgcaaaaagaaaacaaatttatacgtCAAAATAtcctaatattatttgttatttttcgcatgatatattgtttattcttaatattattgaaacatatttctcattttaaatatctgtAATGCATATtactttctaataaaatattttagaaattattaaatataaaatataatgacagacaagttataaacaaaatatagtttaacaaGCTTTGTAGTTGAAAATaactttaagaaatatttttcttttgctcgtttatcttttttctagaCCTTTCTTTACTTGTAACTAGACTAGTGTTTTTCACAATAAGTATACATTGACTTTAAGATTTACATCTCATCCTTATTTTCTTTGGATTTTTTACTGAAACCTTTAGAGATTAACAGCTTATTACATTCTTCCCTAGTCAATCTAGATAACACCAATCGTTCCACTTCCTGCAATATTTTCagagattaaattaatgatagcAAATTatgttcaattatattaagttaattaatattatttttattgtcaaaCCTCTTCGTGTTTGTTGAACAATACAAGTTCTGGAATTGCACCTTGTACATGTCTGAATTCCACATTATtgctacatatatttattaaggatagtttctgaaattttacattgcatatgaaaaaatgaaataattcaatttaacagaaattttgtaaatattttattatattttctattagtaatattttattatattctattagtttttaatttacatcttACATAAAAGAAGACTTGgctactttttaataaaaaaattaacaagtgttaaaaatatgcaatatatatttacaacagataattatatatatatatatatatatatatatatatatatatatatatgtttgttgatgaaaaaacatatatatataaaaaaaatatacatataaatttttatgtgtgtTGAGTTTCACTTACATAAAACAAGATTATAACAGATAACAGACACTTTGCAATTGTGTAGTGCAGTAGTAGGTTTCACAAAAAGTTCTTTACCTTATAAAAGGTTCGGTAATTCTAATTTTTGGATATGTTTTAAAGTTTGGGCTCctaataaaaattccaaatttttgaaaatgatgaCTCACTGATaagatatttcgaaaaaattgattttgactgccattttttcaatattttattatattttttattcaatattttatatattcttttatataatttttgaagtttttatataaatataatagaatataatgaaataatatataaattattgaaaaaaatgttgataaaaacttattttttcacaatatatcCTATCAATAAGCGCTAGGATAAGAATACCTATTAGCAATTTTATAGAAGATATAATTTCCTAccttataacatttatttaaaatatttttttagtatgtCTAACAGATACCAAGTTCTGCACCGCTGTAAGATGGagcaaattattgaaaattccaAGACAGTTGCATTCTGAGCAGATTTTTCTAtgattattacttattaattacatcTTTACTAATTCATaatcaatatttgtaaaaaaaaatttgctcaaAGCAGAACGTTGTTAGAATTTTGTTGGTAATTTTCTGTACTTAACAGTGCTATAGCTCGATATCTACtagatttagaaaaaaatatttcaaataaaagttgtagaaaattatattctctacaagatttataataactatttttatcttaGAACCTATTAGTAAGAagatattgcataaaaattagttttgtcCAACACTTTTTCACAATAGGATGGCACAAGTAAAAGCGCACAAAGATGAAAAACTTGATATTTTCATTAGGACTCCAAACTTTAAaacatatcaaaaaattaaaactaccAAATCTTTTGCAAAGTAAAACTACCCTGTTATTGAACTAGTGTATCTTATATGTTAAGAACtgtgcatatgtatgtatatgtacatgtgtttGCGTGtgtaatgtgtaataaaaaaaaagttttactatgtatattatataaaatgatcaCATCATAAAATCTAATACAACAAATATAacattactataataatactataaagGATACTAGTTTGGCAGATCCTCAAAGATAAATTGCTTGACATCCGGCAGTCGGTTGAGCGAGCAGCCACTACAACtctgaaaaataaacacaaataACATTAACACACATTATAATGCATCGGTCTCATTGTAAAGTGTCATTTAAGTAAACACTTGTTGAGCAAATGTAATAATCATGTATGTTTcgtgattataaattataatgcataaaaaaatgcactcgcatatataaatgtagagTACTAATAATCACATCATCTATCACAATTGATCTAACAGAAATATCGAATTTACCTCGACTTTCGCAAACGCGTAATAATTGTCTGCAGAATTCGCGAGAGAAACAAGAAAAACTACGAGTGTTAGCACAAGTACCAAAAGATAGTTAACAGTTATAGCAGATGCCATTTTGTCTGTCACTCAATAGGTACGAAGGGTGTGCGTCCAGGAAACACAATGGTTGAATAATTCGTCAATACAACCTAACACCTAACACTAACAGTAAAGAGCATAAAGAATAACGACTAACGACCAATAATCACAGACCGGTTATAGACACAGTTGTGACGTgaatatagaagtctgtgattCTGTGATGTGAGGCATgagcaaaatttaaaacagtGCAGCCAACGCGCGCACTGTTATAATCATAGAGcaaaaaaataactgaaaGGGAAAAATAACTAAACATAGAGATAACGTATCTGATTGGCTACACTTGTCAAtagaatttttgataaaataatcaatacaaaaatataattacatatatataacaaatatatttatatattttatataattataattataattatagaatagctacattaaaatataattatataatattatatataatctctaataatatttatatcatatatcaatatataaattatataatcatgatAGACCAAATTCTGGGCGTTTTCCAGCAAGCGACACAGACGACACAAGGCAtgttcggggagacactattagcgctaacagcatcgttctatctttgttcaacttttaatgagtaacaaagatagaatgacaccgttagcgctaatagcgtctcccTGAACGCGCCCATAGACGACACAGTGTCCATTAATGTGAGGGAGAACATTCGTTGTGTCTCACTTACACTAACGGACACTGTGTTACACTGTGTTGTCTGTGGCTTTGTTGGAAAACGCCCTctgttacatataaaatgatgtattaaacactttttattatattttattatattaaatacatttttattatagtaaaaatttaaatttaaatcaatatatttagcaTTTCATAAACACAaccataataattataaatactttcatatatatatatatatatatatatttatatgtacaatagaGAAAACTATGAcacattagtttttttttttgcagaaataaatgaaattattattcaagtaATAACGCGATAATAAAGTCGATGACATAGCTgccttaaatattattttatgtgattGATTTATCAATATGCAGTCTTTAAAATGTATGGTACCATTGCAGATCTTTTCGTTATTGAAAATAGATTTTAGCAAAACAgacttttatattgaaatagcTGTAGCTCTGACGGCAGCGCTCAATAAAGGATTTGGATCTGGTTCTTCCGTCAAGATGTTTACTTTGGCCCATTCACGCTTCTTATTACTTTGTCGCAGCGCATCAATAACTGCTTGCACATACAGACCATCTTCAAATGTAGAAGCAGAAAACACTGGCTCTTTAATCCAACCTCTTTTATCTTCTACAGATTGAAAGGCTTCTCTTAATGCCGCGATCATTTTTCTAAGTCCTTTGATGTAAGGTCTTGGAATCGAGTCGGCAATCGGCAAGGATATCCCATGTAAATCTTCCGTGTCACGATACAAGATCTCCTCTTGTCCACTGCGACATCCATATAAATCTCCGCCACGCACAACCAAATGATTTCCACCACCACATATTAATACTTCCTGGGAAAGCTGACCTTGCAAGTGATTACTCAGAGTAGCTGTTACCAAAGCACCGCCGCTTAACTCCATTTGAAAACTACAGAAATCTGGCGATGTAATGTGCCTGATTCCATTAATGTATTTAGTTGTTTGAGTGAATGTTCTTACAACAGCATGCACTTTGGAAGCTCGTTGACCCATTAAATGAAAGATCAAATCAATAACATGACTGCCCACTAATGCCAAGATTCCTCCACCCATTGTATCATCACATAGCCAATCATATTCtgaaaaagtaacaaatatgtctagtgtttaaaataaatattatttcagtatataatatttatgtcataaatcagaaaatacttttttgattaatcaaaaaattatgtacaaaatataaagaaaatattccatggcaaaaatattatttaaattatatggtTTATCAAAgctatatagaaaaatatatttgttgcaaCTATCAAGTTA belongs to Anoplolepis gracilipes chromosome 4, ASM4749672v1, whole genome shotgun sequence and includes:
- the LOC140664739 gene encoding E3 ubiquitin-protein ligase RNF185, which produces MSRTREQAGPSKSSGSAEEKEKDDRMFECNICLDTAKDAVVSMCGHLFCWPCLHQWLETRPTRQVCPVCKAAISKDKVIPLYGRGATKHEDPRNNVPPRPAGQRSEPEANVGFSGFGFGDGSYMSFGIGTFPFAFFTSTFNFGEARPSAAPRGTPQYEEEQFLSKVFLWLAVIFICWLLMA
- the LOC140664711 gene encoding selenoprotein M-like, with the translated sequence MASAITVNYLLVLVLTLVVFLVSLANSADNYYAFAKVESCSGCSLNRLPDVKQFIFEDLPNYNNVEFRHVQGAIPELVLFNKHEEEVERLVLSRLTREECNKLLISKGFSKKSKENKDEM
- the LOC140664710 gene encoding glucose-fructose oxidoreductase domain-containing protein 2 is translated as MYLHTSRMTLPGIGVFGTGSIVRIIIPFLREKGFRIEAIWGRTLAEVSKVANDLEIPFHTSRIDDVLLRKDVDLIFIMCSPSLHSQIAVKALGIGKHVVCDKPAGLSQSEALKMVRAAQYYPSLISIVNHSLRFLPAFVHMKKALKDGYLAGPVTVIEVRVHMGSLLHNEYDWLCDDTMGGGILALVGSHVIDLIFHLMGQRASKVHAVVRTFTQTTKYINGIRHITSPDFCSFQMELSGGALVTATLSNHLQGQLSQEVLICGGGNHLVVRGGDLYGCRSGQEEILYRDTEDLHGISLPIADSIPRPYIKGLRKMIAALREAFQSVEDKRGWIKEPVFSASTFEDGLYVQAVIDALRQSNKKREWAKVNILTEEPDPNPLLSAAVRATAISI